The following proteins are co-located in the Prinia subflava isolate CZ2003 ecotype Zambia chromosome 16, Cam_Psub_1.2, whole genome shotgun sequence genome:
- the LOC134559268 gene encoding protocadherin gamma-B5-like, whose protein sequence is MAVRRRQRRGPGGGRALLGALLLCVWWRAAAERVRYAIPEELRTGSLVGPLARDLGLSADELPARKMRLSEEKQYFSVNEENGNLYVNERLDREEMCGASESCSVSFEVLVHNPLNVFHVDVDIQDVNDNSPTFSKAPLDLEIGELIPPGARFPLEMARDADAGSNSLLTYQLSGNPSFSLSMKEKPGGKKVPELVLERVLDREKQSSFELVLMAVDGGDPVRSGTVQIRVNVTDANDNPPVFSKSVYEGRVAENLPVDSVVLRVRATDADAGSNGRVSYSFGSVPDDVRALFTIDSESGEIRTVGPLDFEENTEYILGLEARDGGGLTDHCEVQIDITDENDNAPEITILSLSSPVPEDAPVGTVVAVLKVRDRDSGENGQVSCELSGEAPLSIVASSGGSYKVVTASALDREQAAEQRVTVVARDRGRPALRSSRELVLEVSDVNDNAPVFEEAAYSAYVAENNAAGALVVRVQARDADAGANGRVSYWLAGGSAGAAGAAPPVSVEARSGALYAQRSLDYEQCREFWVAVRAQDGGAPARSSTATVRVFVLDRNDNAPRVLWPAAAAAPGEAVAGGAAPPFEVVPRSAEAGYVVAKVVAVDADAGRNAWLSYELVQASEPALFRVGLHSGEVRTARAASERDAAKQRVVAVVKDHGQPALSATATLHVVLAESLQEALPELSERAAGGEAAAAELQFHLVLALALLSALLVLSVALLVLARLRRAGPPAVLRCLGAQRFSVAGAAFPADFCEGTLPYSYNLCVAAPARAVPEGAWPPPPVPVLSAEELLGGDCCEKPSLSSELLVGEPPADADAPQVCKA, encoded by the coding sequence ATGGCGGTGAGGCGGCGGCAGAggcgcgggccgggcggcgggcgAGCGCTGCTGGGCGCGCTGCTGCTGTGCGTGTGGTGGCGGGCGGCGGCCGAGCGGGTCCGCTACGCCATCCCCGAGGAGCTGCGCACAGGCTCGCTCGTGGGGCCGCTGGCGCGGGACCTGGGGCTCAGCGCGGACGAGCTGCCGGCGCGCAAGATGCGGCTGAGCGAGGAGAAGCAATACTTCAGTGTGAATGAGGAGAACGGGAACCTGTACGTGAACGAGAGGCTGGACCGGGAGGAGATGTGCGGTGCTTCTGAGAGCTGCTCCGTTAGCTTCGAGGTGCTGGTGCACAACCCGCTGAACGTTTTCCACGTCGACGTGGACATCCAGGATGTGAATGACAACTCCCCGACCTTCAGCAAAGCACCTTTGGACCTCGAGATCGGTGAATTAATCCCTCCTGGTGCTCGTTTTCCGCTGGAGATGGCGCGAGATGCAGACGCAGGAAGCAACTCGTTGCTGACTTACCAGCTCTCCGGCAACCCGTCCTTCTCACTGTCCATGAAGGAAAAGCCGGGTGGAAAGAAGGTGCCAGAGTTAGTACTTGAGAGAGTGTTggacagagaaaagcagagctccTTTGAGCTGGTGCTGATGGCGGTTGACGGTGGGGACCCCGTGAGGTCCGGGACTGTCCAGATTCGGGTCAATGTGACCGATGCCAACGACAACCCGCCTGTGTTTAGCAAAAGCGTCTACGAAGGGCGAGTGGCAGAGAACCTTCCAGTGGACTCGGTGGTGCTGCGGGTACGGGCGACGGATGCGGACGCAGGCTCCAACGGGCGAGTGTCCTACTCCTTCGGCAGCGTCCCGGATGACGTCAGGGCCTTGTTCACTATCGACAGTGAGAGCGGGGAAATCAGGACAGTGGGTCCCCTCGATTTTGAGGAGAATACTGAGTACATTCTCGGCCTGGAGGCGAGAGATGGCGGCGGGCTCACCGATCACTGCGAAGTGCAAATCGACATCACAGACGAGAATGACAACGCGCCCGAGATCACCATTCTGTCACTGTCGAGTCCCGTGCCCGAGGATGCGCCAGTCGGCACCGTGGTAGCCGTGCTGAAAGTGCGGGACAGAGACTCGGGCGAAAACGGTCAGGTGTCGTGCGAGCTGTCGGGGGAGGCGCCGCTGTCGATCGTGGCGTCGTCGGGCGGCTCGTACAAGGTGGTGACGGCGAGCGCGCTGGACCGCGAGCAGGCGGCCGAGCAGCGCGTGACGGTGGTGGCCCGGGACCGGGGCAGGCCGGCGCTgcggagcagcagggagctggtgctggaggtgtCGGACGTGAACGACAACGCGCCGGTGTTCGAGGAGGCGGCGTACAGCGCGTACGTGGCGGAGAACAACGCGGCGGGCGCGCTGGTGGTGCGCGTGCAGGCGCGGGACGCGGACGCGGGCGCCAACGGGCGCGTGAGCTACTGGCtggcgggcggcagcgcgggcgcggcgggcgcggcgccgccggTGTCGGTGGAGGCGCGGAGCGGCGCGCTGTACGCGCAGCGCTCCTTGGACTACGAGCAGTGCCGCGAGTTCTGGGTGGCGGTGCGGGCTCAGGACGGCGGCGCGCCGGCGCGCAGCTCCACGGCCACGGTGCGCGTGTTCGTGCTGGACCGCAACGACAACGCGCCGCGGGTGCTgtggccggcggcggcggcagcgccaggagaggctgtggcGGGAGGGGCGGCGCCGCCTTTCGAGGTGGTTCCGCGTTCGGCCGAGGCCGGCTACGTGGTGGCCAAGGTGGTGGCGGTGGACGCGGACGCGGGGCGCAACGCGTGGCTGTCGTACGAGCTGGTGCAGGCGTCGGAGCCGGCGCTGTTCCGCGTGGGGCTGCACAGCGGCGAGGTGCGCACGGCGCGCGCCGCGTCCGAGCGGGACGCGGCCAAGCAGCGCGTGGTGGCCGTGGTGAAGGACCACGGGCAGCCGGCGCTGTCGGCCACGGCCACGCTGCACGTGGTGCTGGCCGAGAGCTTGCAGGAGGCGCTGCCGGAGCTGAGCgagcgggcggcgggcggcgaggcggcggcggccgagcTGCAGTTCCACCTGGTGCTGGCGCTGGCGCTGCTGTCGGCGCTCTTGGTGTTGAGCGTGGCGCTCTTGGTGCTGGCGCGGctgcgccgggccgggccgcccgccgTGCTGCGCTGCCTGGGCGCGCAGCGCTTCTCGGTGGCCGGCGCCGCCTTCCCGGCCGACTTCTGCGAGGGCACCTTGCCCTACTCCTACAACCTGTGCGTGGCGGCGCCGGCCCGCGCCGTGCCCGAGGGCGCttggccgccgccgccggtgcCTGTCCTGTCTgcggaggagctgctgggcggTGATTGCTGCGAGAAGCCCAGCCTGAGCAGTGAGCTCCTCGTGGGAGAGCCGCCCGCCGATGCCGACGCCCCGCAGGTCTGTAAAGCGTGA